One window from the genome of Thermaerobacter marianensis DSM 12885 encodes:
- a CDS encoding response regulator transcription factor: protein MRILVVDDEAPMRALLRLFLEQHGFAVSEAEDGYEALERVRTERPDLVLLDIMLPGIDGWAVCRILRRESDVPVIMLTARDDVRDRVSGLEAGADDYLVKPFAEEELLARIRAVLRRTPKVEGRPADRVIVGPLLIDVPAREAYCHGRRLNLTPKEFDLLALLARHPGQVLDRARIIERVWGWDYDGDVRTVDTHVKTLRAKLVAAGCSRHLIETVRSIGYRLNPHHDGRGGTIP from the coding sequence ATGCGCATCCTGGTGGTCGACGACGAGGCTCCGATGCGCGCCTTGCTCCGGCTGTTCCTCGAGCAGCACGGGTTTGCGGTCTCCGAGGCGGAAGACGGGTATGAGGCATTGGAGCGCGTCCGGACCGAGCGACCGGATCTGGTTCTGCTGGACATCATGCTGCCGGGCATCGACGGCTGGGCGGTGTGCCGGATCCTCCGGCGGGAGAGCGATGTCCCGGTCATCATGCTGACGGCCCGGGACGACGTCCGGGACCGGGTCTCCGGTCTCGAAGCCGGGGCGGACGACTACCTCGTCAAGCCCTTTGCAGAAGAAGAACTGTTGGCCCGCATTCGAGCGGTCCTGCGCCGCACCCCAAAGGTCGAGGGGCGACCGGCCGACCGGGTGATCGTGGGGCCCCTGCTCATCGACGTGCCGGCCCGGGAGGCATACTGCCATGGACGCCGTTTGAATCTGACGCCGAAGGAGTTCGATCTTTTGGCCTTGTTGGCACGGCATCCGGGGCAGGTGCTGGACCGCGCGCGGATCATCGAGCGGGTATGGGGCTGGGATTACGACGGCGACGTGCGCACCGTCGACACCCACGTCAAGACGTTGCGCGCCAAATTGGTCGCAGCCGGCTGTTCCCGGCACCTGATCGAGACCGTGCGCAGCATCGGGTATCGTTTGAACCCGCACCACGACGGACGTGGTGGGACCATCCCATGA
- a CDS encoding cell wall-binding repeat-containing protein yields the protein MPMPDVAGHEGHLEQAKAPRCLPLAADTHHTTRVAGRHPIATSVAASQTAFPDPSVPELRPGVAILARGDEDHFQDALVASPLMHHPRNGPILLTLPDELDPLVRDELLRLRPPGVGAQPGHATAPGAAEPAGTPAGMIAEGTDSGPLPELEPAPAPGPAEGTHQGPVQVFLVGDLSHAVEHQVRRLGFRSLRLRGRNVFETAAQVAQFVGVGRTVIVVSGEEFAEGLAAAAWSAHTGQPILLTRRDTLPLATARVIALARNPNVYIVGSERTVSREVERAIRGLTTGLVHRISGASPFAISVELSRFLSPAGDFGWGKTEPAGHFFRFSAVDAWQSAIVGNLFSHLASHAPLLLVERGQVPDVVRTYILSVNPRHTEPAPPFMHGYIVGPPGEVACRVQFELEVLLRTVIE from the coding sequence ATGCCCATGCCGGACGTCGCGGGGCACGAGGGTCACCTCGAGCAAGCCAAGGCGCCCCGTTGCCTGCCGCTGGCCGCGGACACCCACCACACCACCCGGGTGGCGGGCCGGCACCCCATCGCGACCAGCGTGGCCGCGTCGCAGACGGCTTTCCCCGACCCCTCCGTCCCCGAACTTCGTCCCGGTGTCGCCATCCTGGCCCGAGGCGACGAGGACCACTTTCAGGACGCCCTGGTCGCGTCCCCTCTGATGCATCACCCGCGCAACGGGCCGATTCTGCTGACCCTCCCCGACGAACTGGACCCGCTCGTCCGCGACGAGCTCCTCCGGCTGCGCCCTCCGGGTGTGGGCGCGCAGCCAGGGCACGCAACGGCACCCGGTGCGGCGGAACCGGCCGGAACACCGGCGGGTATGATCGCAGAGGGCACGGACTCCGGTCCCCTGCCGGAACTGGAGCCTGCCCCCGCCCCCGGTCCGGCGGAAGGCACGCACCAGGGTCCCGTCCAGGTGTTCCTGGTCGGCGACTTGTCGCACGCCGTCGAGCACCAGGTCCGGCGGCTGGGCTTCCGGTCCCTGCGCCTGCGAGGCCGCAACGTCTTCGAGACGGCCGCCCAGGTGGCGCAATTCGTCGGTGTAGGCAGGACCGTCATCGTCGTATCCGGCGAAGAGTTCGCCGAGGGGTTGGCGGCGGCGGCGTGGTCGGCCCACACGGGTCAGCCCATCCTGTTGACGCGGCGTGACACGCTACCCCTGGCCACGGCGCGGGTCATCGCCCTCGCCCGCAATCCCAACGTCTACATCGTGGGCAGCGAGCGGACCGTATCTCGAGAAGTGGAGCGAGCCATCCGCGGTCTTACGACCGGTCTGGTCCACCGGATCAGCGGAGCGTCACCCTTCGCCATCTCCGTGGAACTGTCCCGCTTCCTCAGCCCGGCGGGCGACTTCGGCTGGGGCAAAACCGAACCCGCGGGTCACTTCTTCCGTTTCTCCGCCGTCGACGCCTGGCAGTCCGCCATCGTCGGCAACCTTTTCTCGCACCTCGCCTCCCACGCGCCGCTGCTGCTGGTTGAACGCGGGCAGGTCCCCGACGTGGTCCGCACCTATATCCTGAGCGTCAACCCTCGCCACACGGAGCCCGCCCCTCCGTTCATGCACGGCTACATCGTCGGCCCGCCCGGCGAGGTGGCCTGCCGGGTCCAATTCGAGCTGGAGGTGCTCCTCCGCACGGTTATCGAATGA
- a CDS encoding sensor histidine kinase: MSRLQLSTKLGLLLFALFSSLCLILLAVLYVVFSRSLVAQAAADLLHRGHGHAEALSGRWGPEALNHVVAMERRTPLIAAVVDRGGTVLASSEPLGPEQTRYLQVDGRALATPEGAVVSGDWREEPYLVVWSPVFRNGEWVATVVLFEPTEPFRRDLEAFKVASWIALGIMAVLATAVTVVLSRRLTRPLRQMTAVTSAIAAGDYTQRVAIRGNDEIARLAASINRMAESLQTYRAQQSAFLADVSHELRTPLTYIQGYSEALVKGYGDEAQRRAMAATIHQEAGRLTRLLQDLFTLVRLEEPTFSLRRQPVEVGQTVKAVVARLLPAFAEKGVNLRVDASEDLWVDGDGERLEQVWINLLDNARRHTPSGGEVTVSIGREGREAVVTVRDTGEGIPPDDLPHIWERLYRVDKSRSRAGGGAGLGLAIVRRIVELHGGRVHAESRCGQGATFRVWLPLRPA; encoded by the coding sequence ATGAGTCGTCTGCAACTGTCGACCAAACTGGGGCTATTGTTGTTCGCCCTGTTCAGCTCGCTCTGCCTGATCCTGCTCGCCGTCCTCTACGTGGTCTTCAGCCGCTCCCTGGTGGCCCAGGCGGCGGCGGATCTATTGCACCGCGGCCACGGGCATGCCGAAGCGCTCAGCGGCCGGTGGGGGCCGGAGGCCCTGAACCACGTGGTCGCCATGGAGCGACGGACCCCCCTGATCGCAGCCGTCGTGGATCGTGGGGGAACGGTCCTGGCGTCCTCGGAACCGCTGGGCCCCGAGCAGACGCGCTACCTCCAGGTAGACGGCCGTGCCCTCGCCACGCCGGAAGGGGCCGTGGTCAGTGGCGACTGGCGAGAGGAACCCTACCTCGTTGTATGGTCGCCCGTGTTCAGAAACGGTGAGTGGGTGGCCACGGTGGTCCTCTTCGAACCCACGGAACCCTTCCGCCGCGACCTGGAGGCGTTCAAGGTCGCCAGCTGGATCGCCCTCGGCATCATGGCGGTCTTGGCAACGGCGGTGACGGTCGTGTTGTCGAGACGATTGACCCGGCCGTTGCGGCAGATGACGGCCGTCACGTCCGCCATTGCCGCAGGGGACTACACGCAGCGCGTGGCGATTCGTGGCAACGACGAGATCGCTCGCCTGGCCGCTTCCATCAACCGGATGGCTGAAAGCCTGCAAACGTACCGCGCCCAGCAGTCGGCGTTCCTGGCCGACGTATCGCACGAACTGCGGACTCCGCTGACGTACATCCAGGGTTACAGCGAGGCCCTCGTCAAAGGTTACGGGGACGAAGCCCAGCGCCGGGCGATGGCGGCCACCATTCACCAGGAGGCGGGCCGGTTGACCCGCCTCCTTCAGGACCTGTTCACCCTGGTGCGGCTGGAGGAGCCCACCTTCTCCCTCCGTCGCCAGCCGGTGGAAGTGGGCCAGACCGTCAAAGCGGTGGTGGCGCGCCTGTTGCCGGCCTTTGCGGAAAAGGGTGTGAACCTCCGGGTGGATGCGTCGGAGGATCTTTGGGTGGACGGTGACGGCGAACGGCTGGAACAAGTGTGGATCAACCTGCTGGACAATGCGCGCCGGCACACCCCTTCCGGAGGAGAGGTGACGGTCAGCATCGGCCGCGAGGGGAGGGAGGCGGTGGTGACCGTGCGGGACACGGGGGAAGGCATTCCACCCGACGACCTTCCGCATATCTGGGAGCGCCTCTACCGGGTCGACAAGTCGCGCTCCCGCGCCGGCGGAGGGGCGGGGCTCGGCTTGGCCATCGTCAGGCGCATCGTCGAGCTGCACGGTGGCCGGGTCCATGCGGAAAGCAGATGCGGTCAAGGGGCGACGTTCCGCGTTTGGCTGCCTCTGCGCCCGGCGTGA
- a CDS encoding metal-sensitive transcriptional regulator has protein sequence MTGRNESVATEDAHRQPAGAAGHPIREHCHPVVQAVLDDDRGPDEPGTGGTGRNATGAAGGSGTDAAGRGDDGAGEVQAGGNRQRRMTPYADRKKLLDRLRRIEGQVRGLQRMVEEERYCVDVLVQVAAVRAALDAVALQLLEQHTHHCVQEAVRSGDGDAAIDEVMAVVQRLLRTP, from the coding sequence TTGACCGGCCGAAACGAGAGTGTGGCGACCGAAGACGCACACCGGCAGCCCGCGGGGGCAGCCGGTCATCCTATCCGTGAACACTGCCATCCCGTGGTGCAGGCCGTGCTCGACGATGATCGCGGTCCCGACGAACCCGGCACCGGCGGCACCGGACGGAACGCGACCGGTGCCGCCGGCGGGAGTGGAACGGACGCCGCCGGAAGGGGCGACGACGGCGCGGGCGAGGTGCAGGCGGGCGGGAACCGGCAGCGCCGGATGACGCCCTACGCCGACCGCAAGAAGCTGCTGGACCGCCTCCGCCGCATCGAGGGCCAGGTCCGCGGCCTGCAGCGCATGGTGGAAGAGGAGCGCTACTGCGTGGACGTGCTGGTCCAGGTGGCGGCAGTACGGGCCGCCCTGGACGCCGTCGCCCTGCAGCTCCTCGAGCAGCACACCCACCACTGCGTCCAGGAGGCCGTGCGCAGCGGCGACGGCGACGCCGCCATCGACGAGGTCATGGCGGTGGTGCAGCGGCTGCTCCGGACCCCGTAG
- a CDS encoding heavy metal translocating P-type ATPase → MADTSLLHQRAGAGTGPTHRPGPGTGTGDRTGDGAGHHTGHGTGGPTGPGNGTVGNGTVDGARNPRASADGASAATPSASTAEVTLPIEGMTCAACANRIERGLKKMDGVADAAVNLALARARVRFDPSRVTVTDMAARVRDLGYDVPLQQVRLAISGMTCAACVNRVERALRRVPGVAEAAVNLATGTGTVRLLPGTATVADLVGAVRDAGYEAEPVGEAGDEAEAARQREIRGWWNRFVLGAVLSLPLLVAMAAHFFTWHGPVFDLLQNGWLQLALATPVQFYVGWIFYRDSYFNLKNRNANMSVLVALGTTAAYAYSVVALLWPGLGVTGLYFEISAILITLVALGKYLEAVAKGRTSAAIKKLLGLQARTARVIRDGREVDVPVEEVAVGDVVVVRPGEKIPVDGVVLEGRSAVDESMLTGESMPVEKGPGDEVIGATVNTTGTFKFRATKVGRDTALAQIVRIVEEAQASKAPIQAFADRVSNVFVPAVMALAGVTFAGWLVATGDLTRALLAATAVLVIACPCALGLATPTAVMVGTGRGAENGILFRGGEHLEATATLDAILLDKTGTLTVGKPSVTDVVVLEALDAGPGVDRDVAEGAAGAAGEAPTGAGASGDAAPGGEAAPGRGGAGSSDLDAAQRALLRLVASVERASEHPLAAAIVQRAREAGLDLDEPESFEAIPGHGVQARLAGRDVVVGNRRLMEARGVAVDAAANRLAALEEQGKTVMLVAVDGRLAGLIAVADTLKETAPEAVAALHEMGLEVWMITGDNARTARAVARQAGIPAERVLAEVLPADKAAKVRELQARGRKVAMVGDGINDAPALAAADVGIAIGTGTDVAIETSDVTLMRGDLRGLVAAIELSRATLGKIRQNLFWALIYNTLGIPVAALGYLSPVLAGAAMALSSVSVTTNSTLLKRFDPMRRFRRDERSHAS, encoded by the coding sequence ATGGCCGATACCAGCTTGCTTCACCAGCGCGCCGGCGCCGGGACCGGCCCCACGCATCGCCCCGGCCCGGGTACCGGCACCGGCGACCGGACCGGCGACGGCGCCGGCCACCACACCGGCCACGGTACCGGCGGCCCCACCGGCCCCGGCAACGGCACGGTGGGCAACGGCACGGTGGACGGCGCCCGCAACCCGCGCGCCAGCGCCGACGGTGCAAGCGCCGCAACACCCTCCGCCTCCACGGCCGAGGTCACCCTGCCCATCGAGGGCATGACCTGCGCCGCCTGCGCCAACCGCATCGAGCGGGGGCTGAAGAAGATGGACGGCGTCGCCGACGCCGCCGTCAACCTGGCGCTGGCCCGTGCGCGGGTCCGGTTCGACCCCAGCCGGGTGACGGTGACCGACATGGCGGCGCGGGTGCGTGACCTGGGCTACGATGTGCCCCTGCAGCAGGTGCGCCTGGCCATCAGCGGCATGACCTGCGCGGCCTGCGTCAACCGGGTGGAACGGGCCCTGCGCCGCGTCCCCGGTGTGGCCGAAGCTGCGGTGAACCTGGCCACAGGCACCGGCACCGTGCGCCTGCTCCCCGGCACGGCCACGGTGGCCGACCTGGTGGGCGCCGTCCGGGACGCCGGCTACGAGGCGGAGCCCGTCGGCGAGGCCGGCGACGAGGCCGAGGCGGCGCGCCAGCGCGAGATCCGCGGGTGGTGGAACCGGTTCGTCCTGGGGGCCGTGCTGTCGCTGCCGCTGCTGGTGGCCATGGCCGCCCACTTCTTCACGTGGCACGGGCCGGTGTTCGACCTTCTTCAGAACGGCTGGCTGCAGCTGGCCCTGGCCACGCCCGTGCAGTTCTACGTGGGCTGGATCTTCTACCGTGACAGCTACTTCAACCTGAAGAACCGGAACGCCAACATGTCGGTGCTGGTGGCCCTGGGCACCACGGCGGCCTACGCGTACAGCGTCGTGGCCCTGCTCTGGCCAGGCCTGGGCGTCACGGGGCTGTACTTCGAGATCAGCGCCATCCTCATCACCCTGGTGGCGCTGGGCAAGTACCTCGAGGCCGTGGCCAAAGGGCGCACGTCGGCGGCCATCAAGAAGCTCCTCGGCCTGCAGGCGCGGACGGCCCGCGTGATCCGCGACGGGCGCGAGGTGGACGTCCCCGTGGAGGAGGTGGCCGTCGGCGACGTGGTGGTGGTGCGGCCCGGCGAGAAGATCCCCGTGGACGGGGTGGTGCTGGAGGGCCGCTCCGCGGTGGACGAGTCGATGCTCACGGGCGAGAGCATGCCCGTGGAGAAGGGCCCCGGCGATGAGGTGATCGGCGCCACCGTCAACACCACGGGCACCTTCAAGTTCCGCGCCACCAAGGTCGGGCGGGACACGGCCCTGGCCCAGATCGTGCGCATCGTGGAGGAGGCCCAGGCCTCCAAAGCGCCCATCCAGGCCTTTGCCGACCGGGTGTCCAACGTCTTCGTCCCGGCGGTGATGGCGCTGGCCGGCGTGACCTTTGCGGGGTGGCTGGTGGCGACGGGCGACCTCACCCGGGCGCTGCTGGCGGCCACGGCGGTGCTGGTCATCGCCTGCCCGTGCGCGCTGGGCCTCGCCACGCCGACGGCAGTGATGGTGGGGACGGGGCGCGGCGCGGAGAACGGCATCCTCTTCCGCGGCGGCGAGCACCTGGAGGCGACGGCCACCCTGGACGCCATCCTGCTGGACAAGACGGGGACGCTCACCGTGGGCAAGCCGTCGGTGACGGACGTGGTGGTGCTGGAGGCGCTGGATGCCGGTCCGGGCGTTGACCGCGACGTGGCCGAGGGTGCGGCCGGGGCTGCCGGCGAGGCCCCAACCGGTGCCGGCGCCAGCGGGGACGCCGCCCCGGGCGGTGAGGCAGCCCCCGGCCGCGGCGGGGCCGGTTCCTCCGACCTGGATGCCGCGCAGCGGGCCCTGTTGCGCCTCGTGGCGTCGGTGGAACGGGCCTCCGAGCACCCGCTGGCCGCCGCCATCGTGCAGCGGGCCCGGGAAGCCGGCCTCGACCTGGACGAACCGGAGTCCTTCGAGGCCATCCCCGGCCACGGGGTGCAGGCGCGGTTGGCCGGCCGCGACGTGGTGGTGGGCAACCGGCGGCTGATGGAGGCGCGGGGCGTCGCCGTGGACGCCGCGGCGAACCGGCTGGCCGCCCTGGAGGAACAGGGCAAGACGGTCATGCTGGTGGCGGTGGACGGCCGCCTGGCGGGCCTCATCGCCGTGGCCGACACCCTCAAGGAGACGGCCCCCGAGGCGGTGGCCGCCTTGCACGAGATGGGCCTCGAAGTCTGGATGATCACCGGCGACAACGCCCGCACGGCCCGCGCCGTCGCCCGGCAGGCGGGGATTCCCGCCGAGCGCGTCCTGGCCGAGGTGCTGCCCGCGGACAAGGCCGCCAAGGTGCGCGAGCTCCAGGCCCGCGGCCGCAAGGTGGCCATGGTGGGCGACGGCATCAACGACGCCCCGGCCCTGGCCGCGGCCGACGTGGGCATCGCCATCGGTACGGGCACCGACGTGGCCATCGAGACGTCCGACGTTACCCTGATGCGGGGCGACCTGCGCGGCCTGGTGGCCGCCATCGAGCTCAGCCGGGCGACCCTGGGCAAGATCCGCCAGAACCTGTTCTGGGCCCTGATCTACAACACCCTGGGCATCCCGGTGGCCGCCCTGGGCTACCTGAGCCCCGTGCTGGCCGGCGCGGCCATGGCGCTGAGCTCCGTCTCGGTCACGACCAACTCCACCCTGCTGAAGCGTTTCGATCCCATGCGGCGCTTCCGCCGCGATGAAAGGAGCCACGCGTCATGA
- a CDS encoding heavy metal translocating P-type ATPase codes for MFRDRFWVCLALTVPILYFAPLTQEWLGYRAVQFPGAEWVQALLATAIYVYGGLVFIKGAAHELRARAPGMMTLISLAITVAFVYSVAVTFGFKGMPLYWELATLVTIMLLGHWIEMSSVQGASRALEHLAALVPSRAHKLEGGTVTDVPVEQLKEGDRILIRPGEQVPVDGVVEEGSSSVNEAFLTGESRPVPKEPGDEVVAGSVNGEGALTVRVARTGDDTTLSQIQRLVREAQASRSRFQNLADRAAGWLTYIAIGAGALTFLAWWASGEPLDFALTRAVAVLVIACPHALGLAIPLVTVNATSMAARAGILVRNREAFERARDLKIVAFDKTGTLTEGKFGVRRIYTAGLPEEEALRIGAALERRSEHPLARAVVELADQRNLQVPAVEDFRVVAGKGVIGSVGGKVYRIGRPEWIAELGLELPVALRRGLDEAEAHGESVIALMDEEGALALFALADKVRGRAREAVHRLRQMGIQVVMITGDAEAVARSVASELGIQRYHARVLPEDKAKIVRQLNEEGPTAFVGDGINDAPALLEADLGVAIGAGTNVAIESADLVLIEDDPLDVAGALQVSRATYRKMVQNLFWATGYNTVALPLAAGVGAAWGLLLSPAMGAVFMSLSTVAVAVNALLLRRLRLD; via the coding sequence ATGTTCCGGGACCGGTTCTGGGTCTGTCTTGCTCTCACCGTGCCGATCCTCTACTTCGCACCCCTCACCCAGGAATGGCTGGGCTACCGGGCGGTCCAATTTCCCGGGGCGGAATGGGTCCAAGCCCTCCTGGCCACGGCCATTTACGTGTACGGCGGACTGGTGTTCATCAAAGGCGCGGCTCACGAGCTGCGGGCGCGCGCCCCGGGCATGATGACCCTCATCTCGCTGGCCATCACGGTGGCCTTCGTCTACAGCGTGGCGGTGACCTTTGGCTTCAAGGGGATGCCGCTGTACTGGGAGCTGGCCACACTGGTGACCATCATGCTGCTCGGCCACTGGATCGAGATGTCGTCGGTCCAGGGAGCCAGCCGGGCGCTGGAGCACCTGGCGGCGCTGGTACCCTCCCGGGCCCACAAGCTGGAAGGCGGTACGGTGACCGACGTGCCGGTGGAACAGCTGAAGGAAGGGGATCGCATTCTGATCCGGCCCGGCGAGCAGGTACCGGTGGACGGTGTGGTCGAGGAAGGCAGCTCCAGTGTCAACGAGGCGTTCCTGACCGGGGAATCGCGGCCGGTTCCCAAGGAACCGGGCGACGAGGTGGTCGCCGGGTCGGTCAACGGCGAAGGCGCCCTGACGGTCCGGGTCGCGCGCACCGGCGATGACACGACCCTGAGCCAGATCCAGCGCCTGGTGCGGGAAGCCCAGGCCTCCCGCAGCCGCTTTCAGAACCTGGCCGACCGGGCGGCGGGCTGGTTGACCTACATCGCCATCGGCGCCGGCGCCCTGACCTTCCTGGCCTGGTGGGCGTCCGGGGAGCCCCTGGACTTCGCGCTGACGCGGGCGGTGGCCGTGCTGGTCATCGCCTGCCCCCACGCCCTCGGCTTGGCGATTCCGCTGGTGACGGTCAACGCCACGTCGATGGCGGCGCGCGCGGGCATCCTCGTCCGGAACCGGGAAGCTTTCGAGCGGGCACGGGACCTGAAGATCGTCGCCTTCGACAAGACGGGCACGCTGACGGAAGGCAAGTTCGGCGTGCGCCGCATCTACACAGCCGGCCTGCCGGAAGAGGAAGCCTTGCGCATCGGCGCGGCGTTGGAACGGCGTTCTGAGCACCCCCTCGCCCGGGCGGTGGTCGAACTGGCGGACCAGCGGAATCTGCAAGTCCCGGCGGTGGAGGACTTCCGGGTGGTCGCCGGCAAGGGGGTGATCGGTTCGGTGGGCGGGAAGGTCTATCGGATCGGTCGCCCCGAGTGGATCGCCGAGCTCGGGCTGGAACTGCCCGTCGCATTGCGCCGGGGTCTGGATGAAGCGGAAGCTCACGGCGAGAGCGTCATCGCCCTGATGGACGAGGAGGGCGCACTGGCCTTGTTCGCCCTGGCCGACAAAGTGCGGGGGCGCGCCCGGGAGGCCGTGCACAGGCTGCGGCAGATGGGCATCCAGGTGGTGATGATCACCGGCGACGCGGAGGCGGTGGCCCGCTCGGTCGCCTCGGAACTGGGGATCCAGCGGTATCACGCCCGGGTATTGCCGGAAGACAAGGCGAAGATCGTTCGCCAGCTCAACGAGGAAGGTCCGACGGCCTTTGTCGGCGACGGCATCAACGATGCCCCGGCGCTGCTGGAAGCCGATCTCGGCGTGGCCATCGGAGCCGGCACCAACGTCGCCATCGAGTCGGCGGACCTGGTCCTGATCGAAGACGATCCGCTGGACGTGGCGGGTGCGCTGCAAGTATCGCGAGCCACCTACCGGAAGATGGTCCAGAACCTGTTCTGGGCGACCGGGTACAACACCGTCGCCCTGCCACTGGCGGCAGGCGTCGGCGCCGCGTGGGGACTCCTGCTCTCACCGGCCATGGGCGCGGTGTTCATGAGCCTGTCGACGGTGGCGGTGGCGGTCAACGCCTTGCTGCTGCGGCGACTGCGGCTCGACTGA
- a CDS encoding four-helix bundle copper-binding protein, with protein MAVVHTDVQQYKKCIDACNSCMQACEQCLTACLKEPDAAQRGRCVQLLRDCADICALASRVMSRGSDFAGAICRVCAEICEACAQECGRFQDEHCQECARECRACAEECRRMAA; from the coding sequence GTGGCGGTTGTTCACACGGACGTGCAACAGTACAAGAAGTGCATTGACGCCTGCAACAGCTGCATGCAGGCCTGCGAGCAATGCCTGACGGCCTGCCTGAAGGAGCCGGACGCCGCGCAGCGCGGCCGGTGCGTGCAGCTGTTGCGCGATTGTGCAGACATTTGTGCGCTGGCTTCCCGGGTGATGTCCCGAGGCAGCGACTTTGCCGGGGCCATTTGCCGGGTCTGTGCCGAGATCTGTGAAGCCTGCGCCCAGGAATGCGGCCGGTTCCAAGACGAGCACTGCCAGGAGTGCGCGCGCGAGTGCCGCGCGTGCGCCGAGGAGTGCCGGCGGATGGCCGCGTGA
- a CDS encoding F510_1955 family glycosylhydrolase, which yields MSLKGRRKGRGSSRTGRWRRTGAWVAVMLAVAAVAGVMVAGGVLGWGGAVSSPSIRHVHGMAVDPGDPNRLWVATHDGLLVWEEPGGWRGRVGPVADLMSFSAGPDGRLYASGHPGPQLNLDNPLGLARSEDGGRSWEPVSLQGVVDFHAMAVSPARPGLIYGYFYGDGQLYRSEDGGQTWTRAPAPDLAGPRGLGPLQLVAHPTDPATLLAAGENGLLLSTDGGRTWERLRDGVMTAAAFVPGTDRGTILVYDAAEGLLRSTDGGRTWQPAGSGLRVDPQDPLAALAARPDAPQRIYAITMTGTLWRSTDGGGTWETIGAPQ from the coding sequence ATGAGCCTCAAGGGCCGCCGCAAGGGCCGCGGTTCGTCCCGGACAGGGCGCTGGCGAAGAACCGGCGCGTGGGTGGCCGTCATGTTGGCCGTGGCCGCCGTGGCCGGCGTCATGGTGGCGGGCGGGGTCCTGGGGTGGGGCGGGGCGGTCTCGTCCCCGTCCATCCGCCACGTCCACGGCATGGCGGTGGATCCCGGGGATCCGAACCGGCTCTGGGTGGCCACCCACGACGGCCTGCTGGTCTGGGAAGAACCCGGTGGCTGGCGCGGCCGCGTGGGCCCGGTGGCGGACCTGATGAGCTTTTCCGCGGGGCCGGACGGCCGCCTCTACGCCAGCGGGCACCCGGGACCGCAGTTGAACCTGGACAACCCCCTGGGCCTCGCCCGCAGCGAGGACGGCGGCCGGAGCTGGGAACCCGTCAGCTTGCAGGGCGTCGTCGACTTCCATGCGATGGCGGTCAGCCCGGCCCGCCCCGGCCTGATCTACGGTTACTTTTACGGTGACGGCCAGCTCTACCGCAGTGAAGACGGCGGGCAGACGTGGACCCGCGCCCCCGCTCCGGATCTGGCCGGCCCCCGCGGTCTGGGCCCGCTGCAGCTGGTGGCCCATCCGACGGATCCCGCGACGCTGCTGGCGGCCGGGGAGAACGGGCTGCTCCTGAGCACGGACGGCGGGCGAACGTGGGAACGGCTGCGGGACGGGGTGATGACCGCCGCGGCCTTCGTTCCCGGGACGGACCGTGGGACCATCCTGGTCTACGACGCCGCCGAGGGGCTCCTCCGCTCCACCGACGGCGGCCGGACGTGGCAGCCCGCGGGGTCGGGCTTGCGGGTGGACCCCCAAGATCCGCTGGCCGCCCTGGCGGCCCGCCCCGACGCTCCGCAGCGCATCTACGCCATCACCATGACAGGCACGCTCTGGCGCAGTACCGACGGTGGCGGGACATGGGAAACGATCGGGGCACCGCAATGA